GTCAACGACGGCACGATGGGGCACTCCGTCGACTTCCACGCCGGGGCGCTGGCACCGGACCGGCCCATGCGCACGATCCAACCCGGCGAGCGGCTCACCTACCGGTTCACCGCCGAGCGCGCGGGGGTGTGGGCGTACCACTGCTCCACCATGCCGATGAGCGCGCACATCGCCGCCGGGATGCACGGGGCCGTGGTGATCGAGCCCGAGGGCCTGCCCGCGGTGGACCGCAGCTACCTGCTCGTCCAGTCCGAGGTGTACCTGGCCAACGACGCCGCCTCGGCGGCCCGGGCGCGCGAGCCCGACGGGGACAAGCTCGCCGCCCAGGCTCCGGACCGGGTGGTGTTCAACGGGATCGCCCAGCAGTACGACCAGGCGCCGCTGCGGGCGCGGGCGGGGGAGCGCGTGCGCTTCTGGGTGCTGGACGCCGGGCCCAACCGGCCCAGCAGCTTCCACGTGGTCGGCGGACAGTTCGACACCGTCTACCTCGAGGGTGCGTACCGGCTCGAGCACGGCGTGGACGCGTTCGGCCACCCCGGCAACGGCGCGCAGGCCCTCGGGCTGCAGCCGGCCCAGGGCGGGTTCGTGGAGCTGGAGTTCCCGGAGGCCGGGCACTACCCGGTGGTCTCGCACGTCATGGGCGACGCGGAGAAGGGCGCCCACGGCGTCGTGGAGGTCTCGCCGTGAGCGGCCCGCGCCGCTAGCCTCGGGGCGCATGGGCGTCCAACGGCTCGAGAACGTGGGCATCGTGGTGGAGGACCTGGAGGCGGTGCGCGACTTCTTCGTGGGCCTGGGCCTGGCGGTCGAGGCGGAGACCTCCGTGGCGGGCGACTGGGTGGACCGGACCCTCGGGCTGGAGGGCGTGCGCGCGGACATCGTCATGCTCCTGACCCCGGACGGCGCGGGCCGCCTGGAGCTCTCGCGCTACCGCCACCCGCCGCTGGCGCCGGCCGACCGGCGCCGGGCGCCGAACACGCACGGCTTCTGCCGCGTGGCGTTCGGGGTGGACGACCTCACCGCGACGCTGGCCACCGCCCGCGCGGCCGGCGCGGAGCTGCT
This genomic window from Citricoccus sp. SGAir0253 contains:
- a CDS encoding VOC family protein, which encodes MGVQRLENVGIVVEDLEAVRDFFVGLGLAVEAETSVAGDWVDRTLGLEGVRADIVMLLTPDGAGRLELSRYRHPPLAPADRRRAPNTHGFCRVAFGVDDLTATLATARAAGAELLGEVVDYADAYRICYLRGPEGIVVMLAQRLAP